A region of Thermobifida halotolerans DNA encodes the following proteins:
- a CDS encoding TIGR03089 family protein: MSARTPGELWRAASAVDATRPFLTSYDAATDARVEMSFATFDNWVAKTANMLVDGLGALPGERVALALPLHWQSLAWVVACWSAGTAVVLADRDRIPEADVVVADRDRLDAALDSGAREVVGASLHPLGLPLGDCPPVATDYTAEVRGYGDRFPAGPVDPGAVALVNGDIVRTGAELVANGGRTARVGKLTAGDRVAIITSDPTPLAVLGDDLSQFLGVLSAAAAMVLVPGPDSTTLQSRLGTEHVTAAVGDLPDRLLSRTAVRSLP; the protein is encoded by the coding sequence GTGTCAGCGCGAACACCGGGGGAGCTGTGGCGGGCGGCCAGTGCCGTGGACGCCACCCGCCCCTTCCTCACCTCCTACGACGCCGCCACCGACGCGCGGGTGGAGATGTCCTTCGCCACCTTCGACAACTGGGTGGCCAAGACCGCCAACATGCTCGTGGACGGGCTGGGCGCGCTGCCCGGGGAGCGGGTGGCGCTGGCGCTCCCGCTGCACTGGCAGAGCCTGGCCTGGGTGGTGGCGTGCTGGTCGGCGGGGACGGCCGTGGTGCTCGCCGACCGGGACCGGATTCCCGAGGCGGACGTCGTCGTCGCCGACCGGGACCGCCTGGACGCCGCCCTCGACTCGGGCGCGCGCGAGGTCGTCGGCGCCTCGCTGCACCCCCTGGGCCTGCCGCTGGGCGACTGTCCGCCCGTGGCCACGGACTACACGGCGGAGGTGCGCGGCTACGGCGACCGGTTCCCCGCCGGTCCGGTCGATCCGGGGGCGGTCGCCCTGGTGAACGGCGACATCGTTCGCACGGGAGCCGAACTGGTGGCGAACGGCGGGCGAACGGCGCGGGTCGGGAAGCTGACAGCCGGCGACCGAGTGGCTATCATCACTTCCGACCCCACCCCTCTTGCGGTGCTTGGGGATGATCTGTCCCAATTCTTGGGTGTGTTGTCGGCTGCCGCCGCGATGGTGCTCGTTCCGGGTCCGGACTCCACTACGCTGCAATCGCGACTCGGCACGGAGCACGTCACGGCAGCCGTCGGTGATCTTCCCGATCGTCTCCTGTCCCGGACCGCCGTAAGGTCGCTTCCCTGA